A window of Mycobacteriales bacterium contains these coding sequences:
- a CDS encoding DUF935 family protein, with product MVDVMPAPIAGPEVGSGFDATRLFALWADGKVFDTGPVEVRDLEDMLRVDGKARAVEQVLTLPLRYAPWSIIPGKDDRGEAAFVTDALTRPANAGGMSTPMELVVGQMTGATLFRRAFFEKVFTIRDGRVVYDKLAWRPPSTCYLAHDETDAAFAGFKQRTWRGKQFIDVNIPAQRSFVFVHGQHRDPINGTSDLDVAYQAWQTKQKIRFLWAMFLENLAMPRAVAQASNEDPASKDDLARKIAKLKGGGVAGIGPNEKVTPFETSQGAGASFEAAIRYLDGEMTGSVLAGFVDLADAGASGRGSMALSQDQSDFFIKTREAVLREMSAAVQGFLLADLVRWNFGPAASVPTFKMGPISEGDAEQAISLLQALSVAPSMTVLPWAFIDELTSRVASFLNLDVDKIAAAVRLRQEKSAFPEPSAPLHAAVATAAETMTAPDPERALAERLAGKL from the coding sequence GTGGTCGACGTGATGCCCGCCCCGATCGCCGGACCCGAGGTCGGCTCCGGGTTCGACGCGACCCGGCTGTTCGCCCTGTGGGCGGACGGGAAGGTGTTCGACACCGGCCCGGTCGAGGTCCGCGACCTCGAGGACATGCTCCGCGTGGACGGCAAGGCCCGCGCCGTCGAGCAGGTGCTCACCCTGCCGTTGCGGTACGCCCCCTGGTCGATCATCCCCGGCAAGGACGACCGGGGGGAGGCGGCGTTCGTCACGGACGCGCTGACCCGGCCGGCCAACGCGGGTGGCATGTCGACGCCGATGGAGCTGGTCGTCGGGCAGATGACGGGGGCGACCCTGTTCCGCCGCGCCTTCTTCGAGAAGGTGTTCACGATCCGGGACGGCCGGGTCGTCTACGACAAGCTGGCGTGGCGCCCCCCGTCGACCTGCTACCTGGCGCACGACGAGACAGACGCCGCGTTCGCCGGGTTCAAGCAGCGCACCTGGCGCGGCAAGCAGTTCATCGACGTGAACATCCCGGCGCAGCGGTCGTTCGTCTTCGTCCACGGCCAGCACCGCGACCCGATCAACGGCACGTCCGACCTGGACGTGGCCTACCAGGCGTGGCAGACCAAGCAGAAGATCCGCTTCCTGTGGGCGATGTTCCTGGAGAACCTGGCGATGCCGCGGGCCGTCGCGCAGGCGTCGAACGAGGACCCGGCATCGAAGGACGACCTGGCCCGCAAGATCGCCAAGTTGAAGGGCGGCGGTGTCGCGGGCATCGGCCCGAACGAGAAGGTCACCCCGTTCGAAACATCGCAGGGTGCGGGGGCGTCGTTCGAGGCGGCGATCCGCTACCTGGACGGAGAGATGACCGGCAGCGTGCTCGCCGGATTCGTCGACCTGGCCGACGCGGGCGCGTCCGGCCGCGGGTCGATGGCCTTGTCGCAGGACCAATCCGACTTTTTCATCAAGACCCGCGAGGCGGTGCTGCGGGAGATGTCCGCCGCCGTGCAGGGGTTCCTGCTCGCGGACCTGGTCCGGTGGAACTTCGGCCCCGCCGCGTCGGTGCCCACGTTCAAGATGGGGCCGATCTCCGAGGGTGACGCGGAGCAGGCGATCAGCCTGCTGCAGGCGCTGTCGGTGGCCCCGTCGATGACGGTGCTGCCGTGGGCGTTCATCGACGAGCTCACCTCCCGGGTGGCGTCGTTCCTGAACCTCGACGTGGACAAGATCGCGGCGGCGGTACGGCTGCGGCAGGAGAAGAGCGCGTTCCCCGAGCCGTCCGCCCCGTTGCATGCGGCGGTGGCGACGGCGGCGGAGACGATGACCGCGCCGGACCCGGAGCGGGCACTCGCTGAGCGGCTGGCGGGGAAGCTGTGA
- a CDS encoding phage minor head protein, with the protein MATILASTLPPALMAAALAQALGITVQAAAGLLSITPPVQAAAAGPATAAVQAAAGTYRAAYLSAAAGRVKTRMAAGKTLAQALKAEAPLAVAHLRAQRNRVRAAAQVDGQVTAHGPLLGWYAVMDGRTSAECAAANGRNFSVTSPPVIGLPGSVHPHCRCRAGAPHVNAGTVDRAVRAVSGERRAA; encoded by the coding sequence GTGGCGACGATCCTCGCGTCCACGTTGCCGCCGGCGCTGATGGCCGCAGCGCTCGCGCAGGCCCTCGGGATCACCGTGCAGGCCGCGGCCGGACTGTTGAGCATCACCCCGCCCGTGCAGGCGGCGGCGGCGGGTCCGGCGACGGCGGCCGTGCAGGCGGCGGCCGGCACCTACCGGGCTGCCTACCTGAGCGCGGCTGCGGGCCGGGTGAAGACGCGGATGGCCGCCGGGAAGACGCTGGCGCAGGCGTTGAAGGCGGAGGCGCCGCTCGCTGTCGCGCATCTGCGGGCGCAGCGTAACCGGGTCCGGGCCGCCGCCCAGGTCGATGGGCAGGTGACGGCGCACGGGCCGCTGCTCGGCTGGTACGCGGTGATGGACGGCCGTACGTCGGCCGAGTGCGCGGCAGCGAACGGGCGGAACTTCAGCGTCACATCCCCGCCGGTGATCGGCCTGCCCGGCTCTGTGCACCCGCATTGTCGGTGTCGTGCCGGCGCGCCGCATGTGAACGCGGGCACGGTCGACCGGGCGGTACGCGCGGTGAGCGGTGAGCGGAGGGCGGCGTAG